A segment of the Xenorhabdus bovienii SS-2004 genome:
TTCCGGTGTCGGGAAGATATACAGCACCGCATCAATTTCATATTCCACAATACTCGCCGATTGGACTTTCAGGCGATCCGCCACCGGACGCACGTTTTCGTCGTTCAGCGCTTTTTCGACTTTATCCAGCAGCTCTTTCGATGCCACGCCTTTATCTTCACGGGACATAATAGTCACGGTGACATTGGCTGGTGACGGGCTGATAGCCGAAGCATCAGCAACCCGACCGTCCGCACTGCGGGCATGGAATTCATAGGAGCCAACTGGCCCAGCCACACTCAAACCTTCAAAAGCCTGCGGGATGCGAACACGGTAGTCGTTGTCAGATTCCATTACCGCCGGTGTCGGTGGTACGGTGGAGTTATCCGCAGGGCTCAAAACCATTCGGACTACGTTATTGTTCACACCCAATTGATCCAGATCTCTGCCTGTCGAATAGGCCACCATCACCGCACGGGCGGCTTCGTTGACACGTTGACGCAAGAGCAATTCGCGATAAACGTTCTCTTCCAGCAATTTGACCAAAGGTTCTGATTCCAGTTGCAGAGTTCGTGCAATCGCATCCTGCTGTTCTTCTGGATAGAGCGAGATCAATCCTTCTTTGCGCTCTTCCAGCAGTTGTTC
Coding sequences within it:
- a CDS encoding baseplate assembly protein gives rise to the protein MPTIDLSQLPPPDVVEPLDYEQLLEERKEGLISLYPEEQQDAIARTLQLESEPLVKLLEENVYRELLLRQRVNEAARAVMVAYSTGRDLDQLGVNNNVVRMVLSPADNSTVPPTPAVMESDNDYRVRIPQAFEGLSVAGPVGSYEFHARSADGRVADASAISPSPANVTVTIMSREDKGVASKELLDKVEKALNDENVRPVADRLKVQSASIVEYEIDAVLYIFPTPESEPIRKAAEQKLKYYVEAQHRLGRDIRLSAIYAALHVEGIQRVELKAPLKDVVLDKTQVSYCTKTTLMMGGSDE